In one window of Paraburkholderia sp. BL10I2N1 DNA:
- a CDS encoding carbohydrate ABC transporter permease — protein MKLSNHKARYTGYAIVLAGALLMFSPFYFMFVFATHTSSEIFSMPPPLWFGSAFLDNMASLMRHIPFWRNLGWSFYTATLQTLLTLLVTSMAGYAFAMYEFRFKKTLFAIALTAMLVPPFLSMIPTFMTMNLLGWINQPRALYVPGAAAALGVFLMRQYVSSAIPSDLIEAARIDGCGEFRIYWSIAMPLLGPALGTLGLISFIQAWNNFLSALVVLRSPSMYTLPLALRILQSPTNSDWGAVMAGSAVAVLPLLVLFAFTSRRLIDGLTTGAVKT, from the coding sequence ATGAAATTGTCGAACCACAAGGCCCGCTATACCGGCTATGCGATTGTGCTGGCGGGCGCGCTGCTGATGTTCTCGCCGTTCTATTTCATGTTCGTATTCGCGACGCACACCAGTTCCGAGATCTTCTCGATGCCGCCGCCGCTGTGGTTCGGCAGCGCGTTTCTCGACAACATGGCATCGCTGATGCGGCATATCCCGTTCTGGCGCAATCTCGGCTGGAGTTTCTACACGGCGACGCTGCAGACCTTGCTGACGCTGCTGGTCACGTCGATGGCGGGCTACGCGTTTGCGATGTACGAGTTCCGCTTCAAGAAGACGTTGTTCGCGATCGCGCTGACGGCGATGCTGGTGCCGCCGTTCCTCAGCATGATTCCGACCTTCATGACGATGAACCTGCTGGGGTGGATCAATCAGCCACGCGCGCTGTACGTGCCAGGTGCCGCCGCCGCGCTCGGTGTGTTCCTGATGCGTCAGTACGTTTCGTCTGCGATTCCGTCCGATCTGATCGAGGCGGCGCGCATCGACGGCTGCGGCGAATTCCGCATCTACTGGAGCATCGCGATGCCGCTGCTGGGGCCGGCATTGGGCACGCTGGGTCTGATCAGCTTCATTCAGGCCTGGAACAATTTTCTGTCGGCACTCGTCGTGCTGCGTTCGCCGTCGATGTACACGCTGCCCCTCGCGCTGCGCATTCTGCAGAGTCCGACCAATTCGGATTGGGGCGCGGTGATGGCGGGCTCCGCGGTCGCGGTGCTGCCACTGCTGGTGCTGTTCGCGTTCACTTCCCGGCGGCTGATCGACGGTCTCACGACCGGCGCGGTCAAAACCTGA
- the ugpC gene encoding sn-glycerol-3-phosphate ABC transporter ATP-binding protein UgpC, which produces MGELVLCNVAKTYGEGPQIIQGIDLHIPDGQFTVFVGPSGCGKSTMLRMIAGLESASGGDILIDGVRVNDLQPADRGISMVFQSYALYPHMSVAENMGFSLKLSGKSKQEVRESVGRAAEILQISHLLERKPKALSGGQRQRVAIGRAIVRKPRVFLFDEPLSNLDASLRVQMRIELAKLHRELGTTMIYVTHDQVEAMTLGEQIVVFNKGKIEQMGAPLDLYERPANRFVGAFIGSPQMNMLPATLVSHNETHTVIALTGGSGHIALPGRPARPIEGPLTLGVRAEHLGISVQAEGLCARVELVEHLGDVSIMHAQLDGVGQAVSIKLDKQDAQHPVGARIGIEVASSAVMLFDAHGAAVPFERTEVGARAQAAV; this is translated from the coding sequence ATGGGCGAACTCGTATTGTGCAACGTCGCAAAGACGTATGGTGAAGGGCCGCAGATCATACAAGGCATCGATCTGCACATTCCGGACGGTCAGTTCACAGTGTTCGTGGGGCCGTCGGGTTGCGGAAAGTCGACCATGCTGCGCATGATCGCGGGACTCGAGTCGGCGAGCGGCGGCGATATTCTGATCGACGGCGTGCGCGTGAACGACCTGCAGCCCGCAGACCGCGGCATTTCGATGGTATTCCAGAGCTACGCGCTGTATCCACACATGAGCGTGGCGGAAAACATGGGCTTTTCGCTGAAGCTATCGGGCAAATCGAAGCAGGAGGTCCGCGAATCGGTTGGACGGGCCGCCGAGATTCTGCAGATCAGCCATCTGCTCGAGCGCAAACCGAAGGCGCTTTCGGGCGGCCAGCGGCAGCGCGTTGCGATAGGGCGGGCGATCGTGCGCAAGCCGCGCGTATTCCTGTTCGACGAACCGCTATCGAATCTCGACGCGTCGCTGCGCGTGCAGATGCGAATCGAACTGGCGAAGCTGCATCGCGAACTCGGCACGACGATGATCTACGTGACGCACGATCAGGTCGAGGCCATGACGCTCGGCGAACAAATCGTCGTGTTCAACAAAGGCAAGATCGAGCAGATGGGTGCGCCGCTCGATCTGTACGAGCGCCCGGCGAACCGTTTCGTCGGCGCCTTCATCGGCTCGCCGCAAATGAACATGCTGCCGGCCACGCTGGTCTCGCACAACGAAACGCACACGGTCATCGCGCTCACCGGCGGCAGTGGCCACATTGCGCTGCCCGGCCGGCCGGCGCGCCCGATCGAGGGCCCGTTGACACTCGGCGTGCGTGCCGAGCATCTCGGCATCAGTGTGCAGGCCGAAGGGCTCTGCGCTCGCGTCGAGCTGGTCGAGCATCTCGGCGACGTGTCGATCATGCATGCGCAACTCGACGGCGTCGGCCAGGCGGTTTCAATCAAGCTCGACAAGCAGGACGCGCAACATCCGGTTGGCGCACGCATTGGCATCGAGGTGGCGTCGTCGGCGGTCATGTTGTTCGATGCACACGGCGCCGCGGTGCCGTTCGAGCGCACTGAAGTGGGAGCGCGCGCGCAGGCAGCGGTCTGA
- a CDS encoding GH1 family beta-glucosidase — translation MSTYRFKKDFVWGVATSSYQIEGAAHEDGRGPSIWDAFCSVPGKVANGENGDVACDHYHRLEQDLDLMAELGIKAYRFSIAWPRVQPDGRGAFNEKGIAFYERLVDGLLTRGMQPFATLYHWDLPLALQETQNGWENRDTAYRFADYARKIGSVLGDRVASIATHNEPWCTAWLGNATGYFAPGNASLKKAAHASHHLLLSHGLALQALRADGVKAPLGIVLNQSPADGTTDSREDQNAASLEYAKFVRWYMDPLFKGEYPAEVLQWYGENGPQEVIRDGDFDIIGAPMDFLGINYYTRIFASASGEKRPPGVLGFTDMDWEVYPQGLTELLTRLNADYTLPPIYITENGRASKDVLVDGRVRDNDRISFFDLHLAALSDAAQKGVDVAGYFAWSLMDNFEWASGYDKRFGMVYVDYATQQRTPKDSAYWYGDVIAQHTGVALPL, via the coding sequence ATGTCGACATATCGATTCAAAAAGGACTTCGTCTGGGGCGTAGCGACCAGCTCGTACCAGATCGAAGGTGCAGCGCATGAAGACGGCCGCGGCCCGTCGATCTGGGACGCGTTCTGCAGCGTACCCGGCAAGGTCGCGAACGGCGAAAACGGCGACGTCGCATGCGATCACTATCACCGTCTCGAACAGGATCTCGACTTGATGGCCGAACTCGGCATCAAGGCCTATCGTTTCTCGATCGCATGGCCGCGCGTTCAGCCGGATGGCCGCGGCGCATTCAACGAAAAAGGCATCGCATTCTACGAACGCCTGGTCGATGGTTTGCTGACACGCGGCATGCAGCCGTTTGCCACGCTGTATCACTGGGATCTGCCGCTCGCGCTGCAAGAGACGCAAAACGGTTGGGAAAACCGCGACACGGCCTACCGCTTCGCCGACTACGCGCGAAAGATCGGCAGTGTGCTCGGCGATCGCGTGGCGTCGATCGCCACTCACAACGAACCGTGGTGCACCGCGTGGCTCGGCAATGCGACCGGCTATTTCGCGCCGGGCAATGCAAGCCTGAAGAAAGCGGCTCACGCATCGCATCATTTGCTGCTTTCGCATGGTCTTGCGCTGCAGGCGCTGCGCGCCGACGGCGTTAAGGCGCCGCTTGGCATCGTGCTTAACCAGTCGCCGGCCGATGGCACAACCGATTCGCGCGAAGATCAGAACGCCGCGTCGCTCGAATACGCGAAGTTCGTGCGCTGGTATATGGACCCGCTCTTCAAGGGCGAATATCCGGCAGAGGTGCTGCAGTGGTATGGCGAGAATGGCCCGCAAGAGGTGATTCGCGACGGCGACTTCGACATCATCGGCGCGCCGATGGACTTTCTCGGCATCAACTACTACACGCGGATCTTTGCGAGCGCTTCCGGCGAGAAACGCCCGCCGGGCGTGCTCGGCTTCACGGATATGGATTGGGAAGTCTATCCGCAGGGCCTGACCGAATTGCTGACCCGACTGAACGCCGACTACACCCTGCCGCCGATCTACATCACGGAGAACGGCCGCGCCTCGAAGGACGTGCTGGTCGACGGACGGGTGCGCGATAACGACCGCATCAGCTTTTTCGATCTGCATCTGGCCGCGTTGTCGGATGCGGCGCAAAAAGGTGTCGACGTGGCGGGCTATTTCGCGTGGAGCCTGATGGACAACTTCGAATGGGCGTCCGGGTACGACAAACGCTTCGGCATGGTGTATGTCGATTACGCGACCCAGCAGCGTACGCCGAAGGACAGCGCGTATTGGTATGGGGACGTGATTGCGCAGCATACCGGTGTGGCGTTGCCGCTCTAG